The following proteins are co-located in the Oryzias melastigma strain HK-1 linkage group LG8, ASM292280v2, whole genome shotgun sequence genome:
- the LOC112145978 gene encoding cell adhesion molecule 3: MWKLLVFIFLTFQTVSSQGPCEVVISPQQSVVKFGDPFTATCNASGSEIEGMGWESPHFGKSLTEGISSLPLQIDKVEVWKIDLMCYATPSDGDQCTTDLEVTVYKTPDSVSVSESLDEIGVMREGQPYEIESSILNVAPIRYLSVIWYIGSVFVYEEHFEGSDDGPINVLSVLKMTANGSHDGSEIWCTAKLNLRTEGGPPSRESVQHRLTVLYTPVCSEPANETLEIPASGNVTLNCSAKGNPKPSYSWHYPQNMPNTAINGNHSIQTLSSPPPGVYTCTASNSQGTTVKYFTLIEAERDQTTFGVLLGVFLTLIFILTVGGALFWRFRGGFSFKSCPPRRSSVI; encoded by the exons TATCCAGTCAGGGTCCTTGTGAAGTTGTGATCAGCCCCCAACAGAGTGTGGTTAAGTTTGGAGATCCCTTCACAGCCACCTGCAATGCCTCAGGCAGTGAGATTGAAGGAATGGGTTGGGAGTCTCCACATTTTGGCAAATCGCTTACAGAAGGGATTTCTTCTTTGCCACTTCAAATCGACAAAGTGGAGGTTTGGAAAATTGATTTGATGTGCTATGCCACTCCCTCTGATGGTGACCAGTGTACAACAGACCTAGAAGTCACGGTTTACA AAACCCCAGATAGTGTGTCTGTATCCGAGTCCCTTGATGAAATTGGCGTCATGAGGGAGGGTCAGCCATATGAAATAGAGAGTTCGATTTTGAATGTCGCACCAATAAGATACCTCTCTGTGATTTGGTACATTGGAAGTGTATTTGTTTATGAAGAACATTTTGAGGGTTCGGATGATGGTCCTATCAATGTGTTGTCTGTCCTCAAAATGACGGCCAATGGAAGCCATGATGGAAGTGAGATCTGGTGCACTGCTAAGCTCAACTTGCGGACAGAGGGTGGTCCTCCTTCAAGAGAATCAGTTCAGCATCGGTTGACTGTACTCT acacaCCCGTTTGCTCTGAGCCTGCAAACGAGACGCTGGAAATTCCTGCAAGTGGAAATGTAACGTTAAACTGCAGCGCCAAAGGGAATCCGAAGCCATCGTACAGCTGGCATTACCCTCAAAACATGCCAAACACAGCCATAAACGGGAACCACAGCATCCAGACTCTGTCCTCTCCACCTCCGGGGGTCTACACTTGTACTGCCTCAAACTCCCAGGGCACCACCGTCAAATATTTCACTCTCATTGAAGCCGAAA GAGATCAAACAACCTTTGGAGTCCTGTTGGGAGTATTTTTGACCCTTATTTTTATCCTAACTGTTGGCGGTGCACTTTTCTGGAGATTTAGAGGGGGATTTTCCTTCAAAAGCTGTCCTCCAAGAAGATCTTCTGTTATATGA